A region of Helicoverpa zea isolate HzStark_Cry1AcR chromosome 16, ilHelZeax1.1, whole genome shotgun sequence DNA encodes the following proteins:
- the LOC124637376 gene encoding mutS protein homolog 4-like isoform X1, with amino-acid sequence MPTMGPPPGPPRSFKRRIINSTSSRPESSSSGRPHPRVLASDSAVADTSHDMCTPKNRPTALRYISSSSRGGYSGTRSARSTSVSAMNPSVILAISEGRGMARGEIGIAAIDLRHPHLVLCQFSDTLLYTHTLTKINFFNPVEIIVPHTFCEGVQPNQLYQLIRDRYPLVNLVTVQRRHFNDAVGRQHIQTLCAPQYSGVYLQVVHKFYAVTAAAAVLKYVEYIQCIVFARESLKIEYHSSENTMIIDVGTATQLELVQPLVPSAGPTCCLLGVLGPTYTVGGIRALRASILQPSCNKEFIEARLDAIQDLIENDSGLMVDLQDVIKKLSDIDKILLLCMESTNQNMDKVGEAQLNQTLLLKVTMDVIPKLSAALNAAVSSRLRKIKMDFENPHYYEITERIKTIIQDDAHLEKGAMGSLQRCFAVKPDINGLLDVARRTYSELIEDIQKIVEQLSETYDLPLRLNQNVMKGFHIVLPLAPKNRRCFNIEDLPPIFIQVHYSGASVSMSTEELVVLNQQAKESLNEIQKMSNIVISTLLKELRPFMASLYTLCENVAELDVLLALAQASSIGSYIRPDFNSFTEIRNSVHPLLDYNSQVLPVPNDIIGCFLPATNAVLRLSDRIFSRIGFNDSVELNASTYVFEIKETQHILKGITPTSLVIIDELCRGTCVEEGTGVAWAICEELIMSNAFTFFTTHFMYLTRLQELYFNVVNRHTAVTEEEVGTPENPQKRLVYQHKIEPGVTNIEHYGMSLAAKTNLPEDTVKLAMELAELISKSTNTQEIRTPQRNDDEVLYNVNANIQQECRKNGNSEDNTKKVLLKFKEEHPQIYERLNILRNNNRTNVSSNSSVVPNSKEETSKEFTKDSFVNNNVETARTPTNELLEVQVKVENPNYTCVQSSEQLLNSVINNDEFVEEEVQNTMSDVEMMDDIDDFPCVEINNMSKTKNSMHNNSIAYNNDYSQNNMTDKQTMENSVTSYNAENEMNDEDNSKIETSSIDSDIAEALTQIVEEYSSVNVTNSQRSSDIMSVDEELMSETINEINEELLSGINGVENIVLTPPLSFRDF; translated from the exons GTGGATACAGCGGAACTCGCTCAGCTAGATCTACGAGTGTATCAGCAATGAACCCAAGTGTGATATTAG CCATTTCTGAAGGAAGAGGCATGGCTCGCGGAGAAATCGGTATAGCAGCAATAGATCTAAGACATCCTCATCTAGTGCTTTGTCAATTCAGTGATACTTTGTTATATACTCACACGTTAACGAAAATCAACTTCTTCAATCCTGTCGAG ATCATagttccccacacattttgcgAAGGCGTCCAACCAAATCAATTATATCAGCTGATAAGGGATCGGTATCCTTTAGTTAACTTGGTGACTGTCCAAAGGAGGCACTTCAACGATGCAGTAGGTCGTCAACATATACAAACTCTATGCGCTCCTCAGTATAGCGGCGTGTATCTTCAAGTAGTGCACAA ATTCTACGCTGTAACTGCGGCGGCGGCTGTGCTGAAATACGTTGAATATATCCAATGTATAGTGTTCGCGAGGGAATCACTGAAGATTGAATATCATTCGTCTGAAAACACGATGATTATAG ATGTTGGAACTGCAACCCAACTGGAATTAGTCCAGCCTTTAGTTCCATCTGCTGGACCCACCTGCTGCCTTCTAGGTGTACTTGGTCCCACTTATACTGTAGGAGGTATAAGAGCGTTACGAGCTTCAATTCTACAGCCTTCATGTAACAAAGAGTTTATTGAAGCTAGGTTGGATGCTATACAAGATCTGATCGAAAATGATTCGGGACTTATGGTTGATTTGCAG GATGTGATAAAGAAATTATCAGACATAGATAAAATTCTACTGCTATGCATGGAGTCAACAAACCAGAACATGGACAAGGTTGGTGAGGCCCAACTGAACCAGACATTATTGTTGAAGGTCACGATGGATGTCATACCAAAGTTATCAGCAGCATTGAACGCGGCCGTTAGTAGCCGATTGAGGAAAATCAAAATG GATTTTGAAAACCCACACTACTACGAAATAACAGAGCGCATCAAAACAATAATCCAAGATGACGCACATTTAGAAAAAGGAGCCATGGGCAGTCTACAGAGATGTTTTGCGGTCAAACCAGATATAAACGGCCTTCTAGATGTAGCCAGAAGAACCTATTCAGAACTCATAGAAGACATACAGAAGATTGTAGAACAGCTTAGTGAAACTTACGATTTACCTTTGAGGTTGAATCAGAATGTTATGAAAGGCTTCCATATAGTGCTGCCTTTGGCTCCGAAGAATAGAAGGTGTTTTAATATAGAAGATTTGCCGCCCATATTTATACAG GTTCATTACAGTGGAGCTAGTGTATCAATGTCTACAGAGGAATTAGTGGTATTAAACCAACAAGCAAAAGAGTCCTTGAACGAAATACAGAAAATGAGTAACAT CGTAATTTCTACGTTACTGAAAGAACTGCGTCCTTTCATGGCAAGTCTCTATACACTTTGTGAAAACGTTGCGGAGTTGGATGTTCTATTGGCTTTGGCTCAA GCGAGTTCGATCGGATCATACATAAGACCAGATTTTAACAGCTTCACGGAAATAAGAAATAGTGTTCATCCTCTTTTGGATTACAACAGTCAAGTCCTTCCGGTTCCGAATGATATT ATAGGTTGCTTTCTACCAGCAACAAATGCTGTTCTAAGACTTAGCGACAGAATATTTTCAAGGATCGGTTTCAACGACAGTGTTGAGTTGAATGCTTCTACTTATGTATTCGAG ATTAAGGAGACTCAACACATTTTGAAAGGAATAACTCCAACGAGCTTAGTGATTATAGATGAGCTTTGCAG AGGGACTTGTGTGGAAGAGGGTACGGGTGTAGCTTGGGCTATTTGTGAAGAACTTATTATGAGTAATGCTTTTACTTTCTTTACTACCCACTTTATGTACCTTACGAGACTGCAAGAGCTATACTTCAACGTTGTCAA tCGACATACAGCTGTAACAGAGGAAGAAGTGGGCACTCCTGAAAATCCACAAAAAAGATTAGTATATCAACATAAAATAGAACCAGGAGTAACCAACATTGAGCATTATGGTATGTCCTTAGCTGCAAAGACCAATCTGCCTGAAGACACGGTGAAGTTAGCTATGGAGCTTGCTGAACTAATATCGAAAAGCACAAAC ACACAAGAAATTAGGACTCCTCAAAGAAACGACGATGAAGTTCTATACAACGTCAATGCAAACATTCAACAAGAATGCAGGAAAAACGGTAATTCAGAAGACAATACCAAGAAAGTACTTCTAAAGTTCAAAGAAGAGCACCCACAAATATACGAAAGATTAAATAttcttagaaataataatagaactAATGTAAGTTCCAACAGTTCTGTTGTTCCCAATTCTAAGGAAGAAACTTCAAAAGAATTCACAAAGGATTCATTTGTAAACAACAATGTTGAGACCGCTAGAACTCCAACGAATGAGCTGTTGGAAGTACAAGTCAAAGTTGAAAACCCAAATTACACATGTGTACAATCATCAGAACAGTTACTTAACAGTGTGATAAATAATGACGAATTTGTTGAGGAAGAAGTTCAGAATACAATGTCAGATGTTGAAATGATGGACGATATAGATGATTTTCCATGTGTCGAAATAAATAACATGAGTAAAACTAAAAACTCTATGCACAATAATAGTATTGCTTACAATAATGATTACTCTCAAAACAATATGACTGATAAGCAAACAATGGAAAATAGCGTGACTAGTTACAATGCTGAAAATGAAATGAACGATGAAGATAACAGCAAAATAGAAACGTCTTCTATTGACTCCGACATAGCAGAAGCCTTAACTCAAATAGTTGAAGAATATTCTTCAGTTAACGTTACGAATTCTCAACGAAGCAGCGATATAATGTCTGTTGACGAAGAGCTAATGAGTGAAACGATCAATGAAATAAATGAGGAATTGTTAAGTGGGATCAATGGTGTCGAAAACATTGTGTTAACGCCTCCACTAAGTTTTCGGGACttttag
- the LOC124637376 gene encoding mutS protein homolog 4-like isoform X2, producing the protein MCTPKNRPTALRYISSSSRGGYSGTRSARSTSVSAMNPSVILAISEGRGMARGEIGIAAIDLRHPHLVLCQFSDTLLYTHTLTKINFFNPVEIIVPHTFCEGVQPNQLYQLIRDRYPLVNLVTVQRRHFNDAVGRQHIQTLCAPQYSGVYLQVVHKFYAVTAAAAVLKYVEYIQCIVFARESLKIEYHSSENTMIIDVGTATQLELVQPLVPSAGPTCCLLGVLGPTYTVGGIRALRASILQPSCNKEFIEARLDAIQDLIENDSGLMVDLQDVIKKLSDIDKILLLCMESTNQNMDKVGEAQLNQTLLLKVTMDVIPKLSAALNAAVSSRLRKIKMDFENPHYYEITERIKTIIQDDAHLEKGAMGSLQRCFAVKPDINGLLDVARRTYSELIEDIQKIVEQLSETYDLPLRLNQNVMKGFHIVLPLAPKNRRCFNIEDLPPIFIQVHYSGASVSMSTEELVVLNQQAKESLNEIQKMSNIVISTLLKELRPFMASLYTLCENVAELDVLLALAQASSIGSYIRPDFNSFTEIRNSVHPLLDYNSQVLPVPNDIYATPEHNFTIITGPNMGGKSIYIKQVAIMQVMAQIGCFLPATNAVLRLSDRIFSRIGFNDSVELNASTYVFEIKETQHILKGITPTSLVIIDELCRGTCVEEGTGVAWAICEELIMSNAFTFFTTHFMYLTRLQELYFNVVNRHTAVTEEEVGTPENPQKRLVYQHKIEPGVTNIEHYGMSLAAKTNLPEDTVKLAMELAELISKSTNTQEIRTPQRNDDEVLYNVNANIQQECRKNGNSEDNTKKVLLKFKEEHPQIYERLNILRNNNRTNVSSNSSVVPNSKEETSKEFTKDSFVNNNVETARTPTNELLEVQVKVENPNYTCVQSSEQLLNSVINNDEFVEEEVQNTMSDVEMMDDIDDFPCVEINNMSKTKNSMHNNSIAYNNDYSQNNMTDKQTMENSVTSYNAENEMNDEDNSKIETSSIDSDIAEALTQIVEEYSSVNVTNSQRSSDIMSVDEELMSETINEINEELLSGINGVENIVLTPPLSFRDF; encoded by the exons GTGGATACAGCGGAACTCGCTCAGCTAGATCTACGAGTGTATCAGCAATGAACCCAAGTGTGATATTAG CCATTTCTGAAGGAAGAGGCATGGCTCGCGGAGAAATCGGTATAGCAGCAATAGATCTAAGACATCCTCATCTAGTGCTTTGTCAATTCAGTGATACTTTGTTATATACTCACACGTTAACGAAAATCAACTTCTTCAATCCTGTCGAG ATCATagttccccacacattttgcgAAGGCGTCCAACCAAATCAATTATATCAGCTGATAAGGGATCGGTATCCTTTAGTTAACTTGGTGACTGTCCAAAGGAGGCACTTCAACGATGCAGTAGGTCGTCAACATATACAAACTCTATGCGCTCCTCAGTATAGCGGCGTGTATCTTCAAGTAGTGCACAA ATTCTACGCTGTAACTGCGGCGGCGGCTGTGCTGAAATACGTTGAATATATCCAATGTATAGTGTTCGCGAGGGAATCACTGAAGATTGAATATCATTCGTCTGAAAACACGATGATTATAG ATGTTGGAACTGCAACCCAACTGGAATTAGTCCAGCCTTTAGTTCCATCTGCTGGACCCACCTGCTGCCTTCTAGGTGTACTTGGTCCCACTTATACTGTAGGAGGTATAAGAGCGTTACGAGCTTCAATTCTACAGCCTTCATGTAACAAAGAGTTTATTGAAGCTAGGTTGGATGCTATACAAGATCTGATCGAAAATGATTCGGGACTTATGGTTGATTTGCAG GATGTGATAAAGAAATTATCAGACATAGATAAAATTCTACTGCTATGCATGGAGTCAACAAACCAGAACATGGACAAGGTTGGTGAGGCCCAACTGAACCAGACATTATTGTTGAAGGTCACGATGGATGTCATACCAAAGTTATCAGCAGCATTGAACGCGGCCGTTAGTAGCCGATTGAGGAAAATCAAAATG GATTTTGAAAACCCACACTACTACGAAATAACAGAGCGCATCAAAACAATAATCCAAGATGACGCACATTTAGAAAAAGGAGCCATGGGCAGTCTACAGAGATGTTTTGCGGTCAAACCAGATATAAACGGCCTTCTAGATGTAGCCAGAAGAACCTATTCAGAACTCATAGAAGACATACAGAAGATTGTAGAACAGCTTAGTGAAACTTACGATTTACCTTTGAGGTTGAATCAGAATGTTATGAAAGGCTTCCATATAGTGCTGCCTTTGGCTCCGAAGAATAGAAGGTGTTTTAATATAGAAGATTTGCCGCCCATATTTATACAG GTTCATTACAGTGGAGCTAGTGTATCAATGTCTACAGAGGAATTAGTGGTATTAAACCAACAAGCAAAAGAGTCCTTGAACGAAATACAGAAAATGAGTAACAT CGTAATTTCTACGTTACTGAAAGAACTGCGTCCTTTCATGGCAAGTCTCTATACACTTTGTGAAAACGTTGCGGAGTTGGATGTTCTATTGGCTTTGGCTCAA GCGAGTTCGATCGGATCATACATAAGACCAGATTTTAACAGCTTCACGGAAATAAGAAATAGTGTTCATCCTCTTTTGGATTACAACAGTCAAGTCCTTCCGGTTCCGAATGATATT TATGCAACGCCTGAACATAATTTTACTATAATCACCGGACCAAATATGGGAGGCAAAAGCATCTATATAAAGCAAGTTGCTATTATGCAAGTTATGGCGCAG ATAGGTTGCTTTCTACCAGCAACAAATGCTGTTCTAAGACTTAGCGACAGAATATTTTCAAGGATCGGTTTCAACGACAGTGTTGAGTTGAATGCTTCTACTTATGTATTCGAG ATTAAGGAGACTCAACACATTTTGAAAGGAATAACTCCAACGAGCTTAGTGATTATAGATGAGCTTTGCAG AGGGACTTGTGTGGAAGAGGGTACGGGTGTAGCTTGGGCTATTTGTGAAGAACTTATTATGAGTAATGCTTTTACTTTCTTTACTACCCACTTTATGTACCTTACGAGACTGCAAGAGCTATACTTCAACGTTGTCAA tCGACATACAGCTGTAACAGAGGAAGAAGTGGGCACTCCTGAAAATCCACAAAAAAGATTAGTATATCAACATAAAATAGAACCAGGAGTAACCAACATTGAGCATTATGGTATGTCCTTAGCTGCAAAGACCAATCTGCCTGAAGACACGGTGAAGTTAGCTATGGAGCTTGCTGAACTAATATCGAAAAGCACAAAC ACACAAGAAATTAGGACTCCTCAAAGAAACGACGATGAAGTTCTATACAACGTCAATGCAAACATTCAACAAGAATGCAGGAAAAACGGTAATTCAGAAGACAATACCAAGAAAGTACTTCTAAAGTTCAAAGAAGAGCACCCACAAATATACGAAAGATTAAATAttcttagaaataataatagaactAATGTAAGTTCCAACAGTTCTGTTGTTCCCAATTCTAAGGAAGAAACTTCAAAAGAATTCACAAAGGATTCATTTGTAAACAACAATGTTGAGACCGCTAGAACTCCAACGAATGAGCTGTTGGAAGTACAAGTCAAAGTTGAAAACCCAAATTACACATGTGTACAATCATCAGAACAGTTACTTAACAGTGTGATAAATAATGACGAATTTGTTGAGGAAGAAGTTCAGAATACAATGTCAGATGTTGAAATGATGGACGATATAGATGATTTTCCATGTGTCGAAATAAATAACATGAGTAAAACTAAAAACTCTATGCACAATAATAGTATTGCTTACAATAATGATTACTCTCAAAACAATATGACTGATAAGCAAACAATGGAAAATAGCGTGACTAGTTACAATGCTGAAAATGAAATGAACGATGAAGATAACAGCAAAATAGAAACGTCTTCTATTGACTCCGACATAGCAGAAGCCTTAACTCAAATAGTTGAAGAATATTCTTCAGTTAACGTTACGAATTCTCAACGAAGCAGCGATATAATGTCTGTTGACGAAGAGCTAATGAGTGAAACGATCAATGAAATAAATGAGGAATTGTTAAGTGGGATCAATGGTGTCGAAAACATTGTGTTAACGCCTCCACTAAGTTTTCGGGACttttag